Proteins from one Acropora muricata isolate sample 2 chromosome 9, ASM3666990v1, whole genome shotgun sequence genomic window:
- the LOC136929172 gene encoding D(1) dopamine receptor-like, producing the protein MTSNSSVAQTSLTETQGTRFTLVDKCKQQVQGDFILQTAFLILIMIVTFLGNFMVCLTVYLHRRLRSVTNYFIVSLAVSDLLVSVLSLPFRIHQTLHNGIWCLGYHVCLTWIIVDIICSGASICNLAAISIDRYIAIVHPFRYHSVMANTVAWVIIGAVWTYSATWAALSSFNWSNAEGVHFITTEVCQKRDRIFYTVVTVFAFYLPLAIVLVMYGFVFRVAMNQARAVANLQPVDMRDGPRTSRRFSINIVREVKAAKTLAIVIGAFTICWFPFFTFLLISLWNLKILRPPYLSEQALKGLRGTFLYVLPAINSTLNPIIYALFNREFRMAFFRLLQRTFRRQSLTRSHSSNNNEDSSQHTGNMNAANRNLRSPKPCKTNGHVRKITRIQEVYAEHSADGEIMDSKKV; encoded by the coding sequence ATGACCTCCAACAGCTCCGTGGCTCAAACCAGTTTAACTGAAACACAGGGAACGCGATTCACTCTAGTAGACAAGTGCAAACAGCAAGTCCAGGGCGATTTCATCCTGCAGACAGCTTTTTTAATCCTAATTATGATTGTCACGTTCCTTGGCAACTTCATGGTCTGTCTAACGGTGTATCTCCACCGTCGACTTCGCTCAGTCACCAACTATTTCATAGTGTCACTGGCCGTGTCTGACCTGTTGGTTTCTGTTTTATCGCTGCCTTTTCGTATCCATCAGACCCTTCACAATGGTATCTGGTGCCTTGGTTATCACGTCTGCCTTACTTGGATCATAGTGGACATCATTTGCAGCGGTGCTTCTATTTGTAATCTTGCAGCCATTTCTATAGATCGCTACATTGCTATCGTGCATCCTTTTCGATACCATTCTGTAATGGCCAACACTGTTGCCTGGGTAATAATAGGAGCGGTGTGGACTTATTCGGCTACTTGGGCAGCTCTTTCGTCTTTTAATTGGTCCAATGCTGAAGGGGTGCATTTCATTACGACCGAAGTGTGTCAGAAGAGGGACAGAATATTTTACACTGTTGTGACTGTCTTTGCATTTTACCTGCCTCTGGCGATAGTTTTGGTGATGTATGGGTTTGTATTCCGAGTGGCAATGAACCAGGCTCGCGCTGTTGCTAACTTGCAGCCTGTTGATATGCGAGATGGACCGCGCACGTCTCGAAGATTCTCGATCAATATCGTTCGAGAGGTGAAAGCTGCAAAAACTTTGGCAATTGTCATTGGAGCATTTACTATCTGCTGGTTTCCTTTTTTTACCTTTCTGCTGATCAGCTTGTGGAATTTAAAAATACTGAGGCCTCCATATCTATCGGAACAGGCACTAAAGGGTCTTCGCGGTACCTTCCTTTACGTCTTACCTGCAATCAACAGCACACTGAACCCGATTATTTATGCTTTATTTAATAGAGAATTCAGGATGGCATTCTTTCGGTTGCTGCAGAGAACATTTCGAAGGCAAAGTCTCACGAGATCTCATTCGTCGAATAATAACGAGGATTCATCACAGCATACAGGAAACATGAATGCGGCAAACAGAAACCTTAGAAGTCCGAAGCCGTGCAAAACGAATGGGCATGTTAGAAAGATAACGAGGATTCAAGAGGTGTATGCAGAGCATAGCGCTGACGGAGAAATAATGGATTCCAAAAAAGTATAA